Proteins found in one Planctomycetes bacterium MalM25 genomic segment:
- the oppB gene encoding Oligopeptide transport system permease protein OppB, which yields MISFVFRRLGWMLVTLWVVFTISFFLMRAVPGGPYDAERALEPEIEANIKRQYNLDLPVHEQYWEKMKQMASGNLGASFRKDFTVNTLVKEGLPVSAALGLLALSIAFSVGLVAGVVSAVFRGTATDFAVMSIATIGIALPNFMVAGFAIILFVFTIPLLPAAGWGSLEQLVLPAFCLGAPYAAYVARIARTGMLDVLSQDHIRTARAKGLSPFTVIAKHALPTALLPVVSFLGPAVAGILTGSPVIEQIFAIPGLGWHFVQAAVDRDYPISMGLVLLYTALLYSMNLIVDLLYGVLDPRVEWE from the coding sequence ATGATCTCCTTCGTCTTCCGCCGGCTCGGCTGGATGCTGGTCACGCTGTGGGTGGTCTTCACGATCTCGTTCTTCCTGATGCGCGCCGTGCCGGGCGGGCCGTACGACGCGGAGCGTGCGCTCGAGCCCGAGATCGAGGCAAACATCAAACGCCAGTACAACCTCGACCTGCCGGTCCACGAGCAGTACTGGGAGAAGATGAAGCAGATGGCCTCGGGGAACCTGGGCGCCTCCTTCAGGAAGGACTTCACCGTCAACACGCTGGTGAAGGAGGGCCTGCCCGTCTCGGCGGCGCTCGGCCTGCTGGCGCTGTCGATCGCGTTCAGTGTCGGCCTCGTGGCGGGGGTCGTGTCGGCCGTCTTCCGCGGAACGGCCACCGACTTCGCGGTCATGTCGATCGCGACGATCGGCATCGCGTTGCCCAACTTCATGGTCGCCGGCTTCGCGATCATCCTGTTCGTCTTCACGATCCCGCTGCTCCCCGCTGCCGGCTGGGGCTCCTTGGAGCAACTCGTGCTGCCCGCCTTCTGCCTCGGCGCGCCGTACGCGGCGTACGTGGCGCGGATCGCGCGGACCGGCATGCTCGACGTGCTATCGCAGGACCACATCCGCACCGCCCGAGCGAAGGGTCTCTCGCCCTTCACGGTGATCGCCAAGCACGCGCTGCCGACGGCCCTGCTGCCGGTCGTCTCGTTCCTGGGCCCCGCCGTGGCCGGCATCCTGACCGGCTCGCCGGTGATCGAGCAGATCTTCGCGATCCCCGGCCTCGGCTGGCACTTCGTGCAGGCTGCGGTCGACCGCGATTACCCGATCTCGATGGGCCTCGTCCTGCTCTACACCGCGCTGCTGTACTCGATGAACCTGATCGTCGATCTGCTCTACGGCGTGCTCGATCCCCGCGTTGAATGGGAGTGA
- the ubiE_1 gene encoding Ubiquinone/menaquinone biosynthesis C-methyltransferase UbiE, with protein MLSNTKQRRNDGGLGLVVVSSLLGVSLLVQGVEAQRPDRGRQEYLGRPIAQTMHYLGAPWLVRDSRDREEEPAKMLGALGVEPAQTVCDLGCGNGFYTLKLAKLVGPKGRVLAVDIQPEMLDLLTTRAESRGVTNVEPIEGAVDDPHLPAGAVDLVLLVDVYHEFSHPPEMLGAIRASLKPKGRVALVEFRTEDPDVPIKPLHKMSKAQCLKEFEANGFKLVDQFDGLPWQHLLLFARDDSPRPAVEPEVWANPEVEEAP; from the coding sequence ATGCTTAGCAACACCAAGCAACGACGAAACGACGGTGGACTCGGCCTTGTCGTCGTTTCGTCGTTACTTGGTGTTTCATTGCTTGTTCAGGGTGTTGAAGCCCAACGCCCCGACCGCGGCCGCCAAGAGTACCTCGGCCGCCCCATCGCGCAGACGATGCACTACCTCGGGGCGCCGTGGCTGGTGCGTGATTCACGCGACCGTGAGGAAGAGCCCGCCAAGATGCTCGGCGCCCTCGGCGTCGAGCCGGCCCAAACCGTCTGCGATCTTGGCTGCGGCAACGGCTTCTACACGCTGAAGCTCGCGAAGCTGGTCGGCCCCAAGGGGCGCGTCCTCGCGGTCGATATCCAGCCGGAGATGCTCGACCTGCTCACCACGCGGGCCGAGTCGCGTGGGGTCACGAACGTTGAGCCGATCGAGGGCGCCGTGGACGACCCCCACCTCCCGGCGGGGGCTGTGGATCTTGTCTTACTCGTGGACGTTTACCATGAGTTTTCCCACCCGCCGGAGATGTTGGGCGCCATCCGCGCGAGTCTCAAGCCGAAGGGGCGTGTCGCGCTCGTTGAGTTCCGCACCGAGGACCCCGACGTGCCGATCAAGCCGCTGCACAAGATGTCGAAGGCGCAGTGCCTCAAAGAGTTCGAGGCGAACGGTTTCAAGCTGGTCGATCAGTTCGACGGCCTGCCGTGGCAGCACCTGCTGCTCTTCGCGCGCGACGACTCGCCGCGGCCGGCGGTGGAGCCAGAAGTTTGGGCTAATCCTGAAGTTGAAGAAGCCCCATGA
- the oppA gene encoding Oligopeptide-binding protein OppA precursor — translation MSPRLATAIAIFALLLAGVVSIVYQGQLPPADFTFNNDTEIESIDPAVVTGAPEGRIIDALYEGLVRLGPKERKPLPGVAERWDLSEDGLTYTFHLRKDAKWTDGSPLTAHDFVYSMRRFLDPQTLAEYAYQAWYVKNAQRYSRAARGVEVGERVEVELFERPADALPHARGQVLRGELIAIETDPNASEEELADKEKFLDLRTFVVGVNGSERRFRVGEDAPSGAEPCKQLLLDFGEVGIRAVDDYTFETVLESPTPYWINLLGFYPLFPVNQTCVETHGPLQWTKPENLVTNGPFRLEFRRIRDRIRLRRNEHYWGKDHVALETIDALTVQSLTTSFNLYETGKVDWITKVAPLISRELFDADPPRNDFNPDAQFGTYFYSFNTSRKPFDDVRVRQALVLAVDRREIVTTACAGELPARSFTPPGLPDYEPPECENTNLEKARRLLAEAGYPDGTGFPKIEILYNYEQQHQTIAELIRKQWRRGLGINVSTRNEEWGTYLSSQRQLKYDVCRRAWIGDYLDPNTMLDLFLSGGENNNTGWSNDEFDRLIKDAKTETDPAKRLAMFQQAEAILMREVPVMPIYYYVSRSMVAPHVYGWYNNLEDRHPLWALSIDREAEGPNDFMSKAPVREITLGKPGQREGEE, via the coding sequence ATGTCGCCCCGTCTCGCCACCGCTATCGCGATCTTCGCCCTGCTGCTGGCGGGCGTGGTGTCGATCGTTTATCAGGGGCAGCTCCCCCCCGCCGACTTCACTTTCAACAACGACACCGAGATCGAGTCGATCGATCCGGCGGTCGTGACCGGGGCTCCGGAGGGGCGGATCATCGACGCCCTCTACGAGGGCCTCGTCCGCCTCGGGCCCAAAGAACGCAAACCGCTGCCCGGCGTGGCGGAACGGTGGGACCTCTCGGAGGACGGGCTCACCTACACCTTCCACCTGCGGAAGGACGCGAAGTGGACCGACGGCTCGCCCCTCACGGCCCACGACTTTGTCTATAGCATGCGGCGTTTCCTCGACCCGCAGACGCTCGCCGAGTACGCCTACCAAGCGTGGTACGTCAAGAACGCCCAGCGTTACAGCCGCGCCGCGCGGGGCGTGGAGGTCGGCGAACGGGTCGAGGTCGAGCTGTTCGAACGCCCCGCCGACGCCCTGCCCCACGCCCGTGGCCAGGTACTGCGGGGCGAGCTGATCGCCATCGAGACCGACCCGAACGCCAGCGAAGAGGAACTCGCCGACAAGGAGAAGTTCCTCGACCTGCGCACGTTCGTCGTCGGCGTGAACGGCTCGGAACGCCGCTTCCGCGTCGGAGAGGACGCTCCCTCGGGCGCGGAGCCGTGCAAGCAGCTCCTGCTCGACTTCGGCGAGGTCGGCATCCGGGCGGTGGACGACTATACGTTCGAGACCGTGCTCGAATCGCCCACCCCGTACTGGATCAACCTACTCGGTTTCTACCCGCTCTTCCCGGTCAACCAGACCTGTGTCGAGACGCACGGCCCATTGCAGTGGACCAAGCCGGAGAACCTGGTCACCAACGGCCCGTTCCGCCTCGAGTTCCGCCGCATTCGCGACCGGATCCGCCTGAGGCGGAACGAGCACTACTGGGGCAAGGATCACGTGGCGCTCGAAACGATCGACGCCCTCACCGTGCAGTCCCTGACGACGAGCTTCAACCTGTACGAGACCGGCAAGGTCGACTGGATCACGAAGGTGGCGCCGCTCATCTCGCGAGAGCTGTTCGACGCCGACCCGCCGCGGAACGACTTCAACCCGGACGCGCAGTTCGGGACCTACTTCTACAGCTTCAACACGTCGCGCAAGCCATTCGACGACGTGCGGGTCCGCCAGGCGTTGGTGCTGGCGGTCGATCGGCGTGAGATCGTCACGACGGCCTGCGCTGGCGAGCTGCCGGCGCGGTCGTTCACGCCCCCCGGCCTGCCCGACTACGAGCCCCCCGAGTGCGAGAACACCAACCTGGAGAAGGCCCGGCGCCTCCTCGCCGAGGCGGGCTACCCCGACGGGACCGGCTTCCCGAAGATCGAGATCCTCTACAACTACGAGCAGCAGCACCAGACAATCGCCGAGCTGATCCGCAAGCAGTGGCGGCGGGGCCTGGGGATCAACGTCTCCACACGCAACGAAGAATGGGGCACCTACCTCTCTAGCCAGCGGCAGCTGAAATACGACGTCTGCCGCCGCGCCTGGATCGGCGACTACCTCGACCCGAACACGATGCTCGACCTCTTCCTCTCCGGCGGCGAGAACAACAACACGGGCTGGAGCAACGACGAGTTCGACCGGCTCATCAAGGACGCGAAGACCGAAACCGACCCCGCCAAACGCCTCGCCATGTTCCAGCAGGCGGAGGCGATCCTCATGCGTGAGGTCCCGGTCATGCCGATCTACTACTACGTGTCGCGCAGCATGGTCGCGCCGCACGTGTACGGCTGGTACAACAACCTCGAGGACCGGCACCCCCTATGGGCCCTGTCGATCGACCGCGAGGCGGAGGGACCGAACGACTTCATGTCAAAGGCGCCCGTCCGTGAGATCACGCTCGGCAAACCGGGGCAGCGGGAGGGCGAAGAATGA
- a CDS encoding Glyoxalase-like domain protein: MSMKHNSVNWFEIPAADLARAKAFYLTTFGYELTDAEMGPAKFSMFAADHGLPGAGGCLMQSEGYTPSHAGTMVYFPVPDIEATLAKVEGAGGKTLVPKTPIGEHGHIGHFEDTEGNRVGLHTPPGGLQG; this comes from the coding sequence ATGTCGATGAAACATAACTCGGTCAACTGGTTCGAGATCCCGGCGGCCGACCTCGCCCGCGCGAAGGCTTTCTACCTGACGACGTTCGGCTACGAGCTGACCGACGCCGAGATGGGCCCCGCCAAATTCAGCATGTTTGCCGCGGACCACGGCCTGCCCGGCGCGGGCGGGTGTCTGATGCAGTCGGAGGGTTACACCCCGTCGCACGCCGGCACGATGGTCTACTTCCCGGTCCCCGACATCGAGGCGACCCTCGCCAAGGTCGAAGGGGCGGGCGGCAAGACGCTTGTCCCGAAGACCCCAATCGGCGAGCACGGCCACATCGGGCACTTCGAGGACACCGAAGGGAACCGCGTCGGCCTGCACACCCCGCCCGGCGGCTTGCAGGGGTAG
- a CDS encoding GDSL-like Lipase/Acylhydrolase, producing the protein MSRASILIVLLLASLPAAAKENSTTPQATTPVPQRDDWAQDWWPGRHQEKLAERDRLVASGEPLGVVFVGDSITHSWENAGKQLWAERFAKHGAFNIGFSGDRTEQVLWRLGLGDAGEANNQLAGLSPKLFVMMIGTNNTGHRQDPPEQTAAGVTAIVDRLHELSPESKVLLLGVFPRGATTDDPLRVINDAINERIAELGERSHVEFLNINEVFLTEEGVLPEKIMPDLLHPTAEGYRLWADAIGPHVERLLAE; encoded by the coding sequence ATGTCACGCGCCTCGATCCTCATCGTCCTGTTGCTCGCTTCTCTGCCCGCCGCCGCCAAGGAAAACTCGACGACGCCACAGGCGACGACGCCCGTGCCGCAGCGCGACGACTGGGCGCAGGATTGGTGGCCCGGCCGGCACCAGGAGAAGCTCGCCGAACGGGACCGCCTGGTCGCCTCGGGCGAACCGCTGGGCGTCGTCTTCGTGGGCGACTCGATCACGCACAGCTGGGAGAACGCGGGCAAGCAGCTCTGGGCCGAGCGGTTCGCGAAGCACGGCGCCTTCAACATCGGCTTCAGTGGAGACCGGACCGAGCAGGTGCTGTGGCGCCTCGGCCTGGGCGACGCGGGCGAAGCGAACAACCAGCTCGCCGGCCTCTCGCCGAAGTTGTTCGTGATGATGATCGGCACCAACAACACGGGGCACCGCCAGGACCCGCCCGAACAGACCGCCGCGGGCGTGACCGCGATCGTTGATCGGTTGCACGAGCTCTCGCCCGAGAGCAAGGTCTTGCTGCTGGGCGTCTTCCCGCGTGGCGCGACAACCGACGACCCGCTCCGCGTCATCAACGACGCGATCAACGAGCGGATCGCCGAGCTGGGCGAACGCAGCCACGTTGAGTTCCTCAACATCAACGAGGTCTTCCTCACCGAGGAGGGCGTCCTCCCCGAGAAGATCATGCCCGACCTGCTCCACCCCACCGCCGAGGGCTACCGCCTGTGGGCCGACGCGATCGGGCCGCACGTCGAGCGGCTGCTCGCCGAGTGA
- a CDS encoding HTH-type transcriptional regulator, giving the protein MSRQPAIDDDAIWKALADSTRREVLDALRDGPRTTSELVERFPHLTRFGVMKHVEVLREAGLVNARAEGRKRINSLNAAPLRKVVERWISRYDGFWANTLLRVKDDAQAKPASSRTRKKKA; this is encoded by the coding sequence GTGAGTCGCCAGCCCGCCATCGACGACGACGCCATTTGGAAAGCCCTCGCCGACAGCACGCGGCGGGAGGTGCTCGACGCGTTGCGCGACGGGCCGCGGACGACTTCCGAGTTGGTCGAGCGGTTCCCGCACCTAACCCGCTTCGGCGTGATGAAGCACGTCGAGGTCCTGCGCGAAGCGGGACTGGTGAACGCCCGGGCCGAGGGCCGCAAGCGAATCAACTCGCTCAACGCGGCGCCGCTTCGCAAGGTCGTCGAGCGCTGGATCAGCCGCTACGACGGCTTCTGGGCGAACACCCTCCTGCGTGTCAAAGACGACGCCCAAGCCAAGCCCGCCTCGTCCCGAACGCGGAAGAAGAAGGCCTGA
- the oppC gene encoding Oligopeptide transport system permease protein OppC codes for MSNHDEKPSVPAGKVISSAALSPAGDGLSNEPNGNLQAGVSLTQDAWRRLKRNKPAMAALGMLVAVVLLAFFTPLLPLQPPDRDLTKLMFAEPSLTPLFEESFEFDPETLEKTWVSLPEARASLQAAQRAYRNRGDDLNEEANDSLYRDLAQARATVNSLTQRPYGDVGFPKLYPIARWMVRTRHALFGEWQLGSVCGRDKLGRDLLSRIFWGGRVSLIVGLVATLVSLVIGVTYGAISGYAGGWVDNLMMRIVDVLYSIPFVFLVIFVISILSEDSVKETLASYGVDRITIFYFVVGAIYWLTMARVVRGQVVSLRNEQYVEAARSLGVSQLAIVFRHLVPNLFSIVLVYLTLTIPRVILFEAFLSFLGLGVEPPDVSWGLLANEGIQVITPVKIYWWLIVFPSLAIGATLFALNFLGDGLRDAFDPRMKGR; via the coding sequence ATGTCGAACCACGACGAGAAACCGAGCGTCCCGGCCGGCAAGGTCATCAGCAGCGCCGCCCTCTCCCCCGCCGGCGACGGTCTGAGCAACGAGCCGAACGGGAACCTCCAAGCCGGCGTCTCGCTGACGCAGGACGCGTGGCGACGGCTCAAGCGGAACAAGCCGGCGATGGCGGCCCTCGGGATGCTCGTGGCGGTGGTGCTGCTGGCGTTCTTCACGCCGCTGCTGCCGCTGCAGCCGCCCGACCGCGATCTGACGAAGCTCATGTTCGCCGAGCCGTCGCTCACGCCACTGTTCGAGGAGTCGTTCGAGTTCGATCCGGAGACCCTCGAGAAGACCTGGGTGTCTCTCCCCGAGGCTCGTGCGAGCTTGCAAGCCGCGCAGCGGGCCTACCGGAACCGCGGCGACGATCTCAACGAGGAGGCCAACGACTCACTCTACCGCGATCTGGCGCAAGCGAGGGCGACCGTCAACTCGCTCACCCAGCGTCCCTACGGCGACGTCGGCTTCCCCAAGCTCTACCCGATCGCGCGTTGGATGGTCCGCACGCGGCACGCCCTGTTCGGCGAGTGGCAGCTCGGCAGCGTGTGCGGCCGCGACAAGCTGGGCCGCGACCTCCTCAGCCGCATCTTTTGGGGCGGGCGCGTCTCGCTGATCGTTGGCCTGGTGGCGACGCTCGTCTCGCTCGTGATCGGCGTCACGTACGGCGCCATCTCCGGCTACGCGGGCGGGTGGGTCGACAACCTGATGATGCGGATCGTCGATGTGCTGTACAGCATCCCGTTTGTCTTCCTGGTGATCTTCGTGATCTCGATCCTCAGCGAGGACTCGGTCAAAGAGACCCTGGCCAGCTACGGCGTCGACCGGATCACGATCTTCTACTTCGTCGTGGGCGCCATCTACTGGCTCACGATGGCCCGCGTCGTGCGTGGGCAGGTGGTGTCGCTCCGCAACGAGCAGTACGTCGAGGCGGCCCGATCGCTCGGCGTGTCGCAGTTGGCGATCGTCTTCCGGCACCTCGTGCCCAACCTGTTCAGCATCGTGCTGGTCTACCTGACGCTGACGATCCCGCGCGTCATCCTGTTCGAGGCGTTCCTGTCGTTCCTCGGCCTGGGGGTCGAGCCGCCCGACGTCTCGTGGGGCCTCCTGGCGAACGAGGGAATCCAGGTCATCACGCCGGTGAAGATCTACTGGTGGCTGATCGTCTTCCCGAGCCTCGCGATTGGGGCCACGCTCTTCGCACTGAACTTCCTGGGCGACGGCTTGCGGGACGCGTTCGACCCGCGGATGAAAGGGCGCTGA
- the iolG_3 gene encoding Inositol 2-dehydrogenase, with amino-acid sequence MNGSSMNRRDLLKTAAATGGALAVPYFFATPRTLADDLADDKLRIGVIGAGGMAQGNINSAQAWVQTVAIADPDLGRLRHFNKRFANSKAALYEDYRAMLDRSDIDVLHIATPDHWHAKPLIEAMLAGKDVYCEKPLTLTIDEGKLIRKVQKETGRIVQVGTQQRSQFNLFTKAMAIVNEGRLGKIQRVQAAIGGAPSSPAIPVAQAPQELDWDRWLGPAPKADFRSAPRPAREDGKWQRPYTNGHYEFRWWYEYSGGKLTDWGAHHVDIANWALKLNGQTEGPVSIDGTAKHPTEFVDGEPVQKDRYNTATSFNFTVKYPGGTELVIRNDSANGVLIEGDKGRIFVNRGKLTGKPVEDLAENPLPEDAISKVYKGAPKVQNGRSAHWANFLHGVRERVQPISDVDSHMQMLNVCHLAGISARLGRGLKWDDAAEQIVDDEQANAMLARPYRKGYEIEV; translated from the coding sequence ATGAACGGCTCCTCCATGAACCGACGCGACCTCCTCAAGACGGCCGCCGCCACGGGCGGAGCCCTCGCGGTCCCCTACTTCTTCGCGACACCGCGCACGCTGGCCGACGACCTGGCGGACGACAAGCTCCGCATCGGCGTGATCGGCGCCGGCGGGATGGCCCAAGGCAACATCAACTCGGCGCAGGCTTGGGTGCAGACGGTCGCCATCGCCGACCCCGATCTGGGACGGCTCCGGCACTTCAACAAGCGGTTCGCCAACAGCAAAGCGGCCCTCTACGAGGATTACCGGGCGATGCTCGACCGGTCCGACATCGACGTGCTGCACATCGCCACCCCCGACCACTGGCACGCCAAGCCGCTGATCGAAGCGATGCTCGCCGGCAAGGACGTCTACTGCGAGAAGCCGCTCACGCTGACGATCGACGAGGGCAAGCTGATCCGCAAGGTGCAGAAGGAGACCGGCCGCATCGTGCAGGTGGGCACGCAGCAACGCAGCCAGTTCAACCTCTTCACCAAGGCGATGGCGATCGTCAACGAGGGGCGCCTCGGCAAGATCCAACGGGTCCAGGCCGCCATCGGCGGGGCGCCCAGCAGCCCCGCGATCCCCGTCGCGCAAGCGCCCCAAGAACTTGACTGGGACCGCTGGCTCGGCCCCGCGCCGAAGGCCGACTTCCGCAGCGCACCGCGCCCCGCCCGCGAAGACGGCAAGTGGCAGCGCCCCTACACCAACGGCCACTACGAGTTCCGTTGGTGGTACGAGTACTCCGGCGGCAAGCTGACCGACTGGGGCGCGCACCATGTCGACATCGCCAACTGGGCGCTCAAGCTCAACGGCCAGACCGAGGGCCCGGTCTCGATCGACGGGACCGCCAAGCACCCGACCGAGTTCGTCGACGGTGAGCCGGTGCAGAAGGATCGTTACAACACCGCCACCAGCTTCAACTTCACCGTGAAGTACCCGGGCGGGACCGAGCTCGTCATCCGCAACGACTCCGCCAACGGGGTCCTCATCGAGGGCGACAAGGGGCGGATCTTCGTCAACCGTGGCAAGCTGACGGGGAAGCCCGTTGAGGATCTTGCCGAGAACCCGCTGCCCGAGGACGCCATCAGCAAGGTCTACAAAGGCGCCCCGAAGGTTCAGAACGGACGCAGCGCCCACTGGGCCAACTTCCTGCACGGTGTCCGCGAGCGTGTCCAACCGATCTCCGACGTCGACTCGCACATGCAGATGCTCAACGTCTGCCACCTCGCCGGCATCTCCGCCCGGCTGGGGCGCGGGCTGAAGTGGGACGACGCCGCCGAGCAGATCGTCGACGACGAGCAGGCCAACGCGATGCTCGCCCGACCGTACCGCAAGGGCTACGAGATCGAGGTGTAG
- the trmH gene encoding tRNA (guanosine(18)-2'-O)-methyltransferase, which yields MEHVRHAECRQLERPRELIVVCAPLRSNVNLSRIARAAGCCGVTRIIATGRPMKLDPEIARDAADSITLENRRSLDPVLKDLRKEGYRLVGLEQTTDSHDIHRYAFPRKAALVIGNERTGLTNESLALLDEAIEIPVWGLPHSYNAATATCMALYEYCRQWPDG from the coding sequence ATGGAACACGTCCGGCACGCCGAATGCCGCCAGCTCGAGCGCCCCCGCGAGTTGATCGTCGTGTGCGCCCCGCTGCGCAGCAACGTCAACCTATCGCGCATCGCCCGCGCGGCGGGCTGCTGCGGAGTGACGCGGATCATCGCCACGGGTCGGCCCATGAAGCTCGATCCGGAGATCGCCCGCGACGCGGCCGACTCGATCACGCTCGAGAACCGCCGGTCGCTCGACCCGGTGCTCAAGGATTTGCGGAAGGAGGGCTACCGGCTGGTCGGTCTCGAGCAGACGACCGACTCGCACGACATCCACCGGTACGCCTTCCCGCGGAAGGCGGCCCTGGTGATCGGGAACGAGCGGACCGGGCTCACGAACGAGTCGCTCGCCCTCCTGGACGAGGCGATCGAGATCCCCGTGTGGGGCCTGCCCCACAGCTACAACGCCGCGACCGCCACGTGCATGGCGCTGTACGAGTACTGCCGGCAGTGGCCGGACGGGTAG
- the yxeP gene encoding putative hydrolase YxeP has translation MRCRFALILCAHAALPLIAAEPAEWIDTQAPSVVAFYKELHASPELSLQEEKTAAKLADVWERVGYAVTRGVGGTGVVAVLQNGDGPTVMLRADMDGLPVVEQTGLPYASKVRTKDKRGATVGVMHACGHDIHMANLFGASRLLAENRDRWRGTLVCIAQPAEELGAGAQAMLADGLFARFPRPDYAIALHAANDLEAGKVSVCSGYFGANVDSVDILVKGRGGHGAAPHTTVDPIVLAARLVLDLQTIVSRELKPTEPAVVTVGSIQGGTKHNIIGDDCKLQLTVRTYSQEVREQIAEAIRRKARAAAASVDGPEPEVEYSEGTPSLYNDPELTARVEGVLRETLGENRVVTAEPMMGGEDFSRYGKAGVPICMFRLGTINKERLDTWDAADETPPSMHSSKYWPDPDPALRTGIRAMAAIVEDLLPVD, from the coding sequence ATGCGTTGCCGTTTCGCTCTGATTCTTTGTGCCCACGCGGCACTTCCGCTGATCGCTGCTGAACCGGCGGAGTGGATCGACACTCAGGCGCCCAGCGTCGTGGCGTTCTACAAGGAGCTGCACGCTTCGCCGGAGCTGTCGCTCCAAGAGGAGAAGACCGCGGCGAAGCTCGCCGACGTCTGGGAACGCGTGGGCTATGCGGTGACGCGCGGCGTGGGGGGGACGGGCGTGGTGGCGGTGCTCCAGAACGGCGACGGCCCGACGGTCATGCTCCGCGCCGACATGGACGGCTTGCCCGTTGTCGAACAGACCGGGTTGCCGTACGCCTCGAAGGTGCGTACCAAGGACAAGCGGGGCGCGACGGTCGGCGTGATGCACGCGTGCGGTCACGACATTCACATGGCGAACCTCTTCGGAGCGTCGCGGCTGCTCGCGGAAAACCGCGACCGCTGGCGGGGCACGCTCGTCTGCATCGCGCAGCCGGCCGAGGAGCTGGGCGCCGGCGCCCAGGCGATGCTCGCCGACGGGCTCTTCGCCCGCTTCCCGCGGCCCGACTACGCGATCGCCCTGCACGCCGCCAACGACTTGGAGGCGGGCAAGGTCTCGGTCTGCTCGGGGTACTTCGGCGCAAACGTCGACTCGGTCGACATCCTCGTGAAGGGCCGCGGCGGGCACGGCGCGGCACCACACACGACGGTCGACCCGATCGTCCTCGCCGCGCGGCTCGTGCTCGACTTGCAGACGATCGTCTCGCGTGAGCTGAAGCCGACCGAGCCGGCGGTGGTCACCGTCGGCTCGATCCAAGGCGGCACGAAGCACAACATCATCGGCGACGATTGCAAACTCCAATTGACCGTGCGGACGTACTCCCAAGAAGTGCGCGAGCAGATCGCCGAGGCGATCCGCCGCAAGGCGCGGGCGGCCGCGGCGAGCGTCGATGGCCCCGAGCCGGAGGTCGAGTACTCGGAGGGGACGCCCTCGCTGTACAACGACCCGGAACTGACCGCCCGCGTGGAGGGCGTGCTGCGCGAGACGCTCGGCGAAAATCGCGTCGTGACCGCTGAGCCGATGATGGGGGGCGAGGACTTCAGCCGCTACGGCAAAGCGGGCGTGCCGATCTGCATGTTCCGGCTGGGGACGATCAACAAAGAACGCCTCGACACCTGGGACGCCGCCGACGAGACGCCCCCCTCGATGCACTCGTCGAAGTACTGGCCCGACCCCGACCCGGCCCTCCGCACCGGCATCCGAGCGATGGCGGCGATCGTTGAGGACCTGCTGCCAGTGGATTGA